The following are encoded together in the Desulfitobacterium chlororespirans DSM 11544 genome:
- a CDS encoding iron-containing alcohol dehydrogenase: MFNMYVPTRLVFGSGRLRELHQQKMPGKKALITISNGKSVRENGALDRTQEQLRLAGVATAVFDRVGANPTKTVVMEGAKSAHDNGCDFIVALGGGSVMDAAKAIAMMATNDGDLWDYVGGKTGKGLALRHEPLPLVCITTTAGTGSEADQWGVVTNEETNEKIGVGGYDSSFPVLSIIDPELMVSVPPKFTAYQGFDALFHATEGYISKFASAMSDMYALTAIENVGNYLVRACRDGRDMEAREGMAFANTLSGVVMTVSVTTAEHSLEHAMSAYHPELPHGAGLIMISRAFYEFFIEKHACDQRFIRMAQALGMKDAARPKDFITMLVKLQEDCGVADLKMSDYGMTPDEFDKLAANARETMGGLFAANPYEMTHEDCVEVYRKSYR; encoded by the coding sequence ATGTTTAATATGTACGTACCTACCCGTCTTGTCTTTGGCAGCGGTCGCCTGAGGGAGCTGCATCAGCAAAAAATGCCCGGTAAAAAAGCGCTGATTACTATCTCCAACGGCAAGTCTGTCCGGGAAAACGGCGCCCTGGACCGCACACAGGAGCAGCTTCGCCTCGCCGGGGTGGCAACGGCTGTGTTCGATAGAGTCGGGGCCAACCCCACCAAGACCGTCGTGATGGAGGGGGCAAAATCTGCTCATGACAACGGCTGTGATTTTATCGTGGCTTTAGGTGGCGGCAGTGTCATGGATGCGGCCAAAGCCATAGCTATGATGGCGACCAACGACGGCGACCTGTGGGATTATGTGGGGGGCAAAACAGGCAAAGGGCTGGCCCTCCGCCATGAGCCCCTGCCCCTCGTCTGCATTACGACCACGGCCGGAACCGGCAGCGAGGCGGACCAATGGGGCGTTGTGACCAACGAGGAAACCAATGAAAAAATCGGTGTCGGCGGCTATGATTCCAGCTTCCCGGTATTGTCGATCATTGACCCTGAACTCATGGTGTCCGTGCCCCCCAAGTTTACCGCCTACCAAGGATTTGATGCCCTGTTCCACGCCACCGAGGGCTATATTTCCAAATTTGCCAGTGCGATGAGCGATATGTATGCCCTGACGGCGATTGAGAACGTGGGGAACTATTTGGTCCGTGCCTGCCGGGATGGCAGGGACATGGAGGCCCGGGAAGGGATGGCTTTTGCCAACACCCTCTCCGGTGTGGTGATGACGGTCAGCGTGACGACGGCAGAACATTCTTTGGAGCACGCCATGTCCGCCTATCACCCCGAGCTTCCTCACGGTGCGGGACTGATTATGATTTCCCGGGCCTTTTATGAATTCTTTATCGAAAAACATGCCTGCGATCAGCGCTTTATCCGTATGGCCCAGGCCTTGGGCATGAAGGATGCTGCCAGGCCGAAAGATTTTATCACCATGCTGGTTAAGCTTCAGGAGGACTGCGGTGTGGCCGACCTGAAAATGAGCGATTACGGCATGACTCCCGATGAGTTCGACAAATTGGCAGCCAATGCCCGTGAGACCATGGGCGGGCTGTTCGCAGCAAATCCCTATGAAATGACTCATGAGGACTGCGTGGAGGTTTATAGAAAATCATATCGCTGA
- a CDS encoding cupin domain-containing protein, translating into MPNKEVFPKGSQAAANFTGAAFVNMLVPDRSGTYNCQVYDVIFEPGCRNDWHSHPGGQILLCTDGIGYYQEKDQPARRLQRGDVVEIPPQVEHWHGAAPDSSFTHIGISPNTRKGGATWLLPVTDEEYKQATGGNNHV; encoded by the coding sequence ATGCCAAACAAGGAAGTTTTCCCAAAGGGCAGTCAGGCTGCCGCCAATTTCACCGGCGCAGCCTTTGTTAACATGCTCGTGCCTGATAGAAGCGGCACTTATAACTGCCAGGTGTATGACGTAATATTTGAGCCCGGCTGCCGGAATGACTGGCACAGTCATCCCGGTGGGCAAATCCTGCTTTGCACCGACGGCATCGGCTACTATCAGGAAAAAGATCAGCCGGCCCGGCGGCTGCAACGGGGCGATGTGGTGGAAATTCCGCCCCAGGTGGAGCATTGGCATGGGGCCGCACCGGATAGTTCATTCACCCATATCGGTATCAGCCCTAACACCCGGAAGGGCGGGGCAACCTGGCTTTTGCCCGTGACGGATGAAGAATATAAACAAGCAACAGGAGGAAATAACCATGTTTAA
- a CDS encoding MerR family transcriptional regulator, with protein sequence MQQYSIGEVADIAGVAISTLRYYDREGLFPNLDRSHGGTRKFTDTEIETLGIIECLKTSGLSIKEIKLFLDWCQEGNRSLQKRRNLFYERLEVVTKQMEELQKTLNTLRFKCWYYDTALAAGTEEVPKNLPPEEIPEDILAYQRSGCLNNSGHKHL encoded by the coding sequence ATGCAGCAGTATTCCATCGGGGAAGTGGCGGACATTGCCGGTGTCGCCATCTCCACCCTGCGTTATTATGACCGTGAAGGCTTGTTCCCAAATTTGGACCGCAGCCACGGCGGGACCCGGAAATTCACCGATACGGAGATCGAAACCCTTGGCATCATTGAGTGTTTAAAAACTTCCGGATTATCGATCAAAGAAATCAAGCTGTTTCTGGATTGGTGCCAAGAAGGCAACCGCTCTTTGCAGAAAAGGAGAAATCTATTTTATGAGCGTCTTGAGGTTGTAACCAAGCAAATGGAGGAACTGCAAAAGACCCTGAACACCCTCCGCTTTAAATGTTGGTATTATGATACGGCCCTGGCCGCCGGGACCGAAGAGGTGCCGAAAAATTTGCCGCCGGAGGAAATCCCGGAGGATATCCTGGCCTATCAGCGTTCCGGCTGCCTGAACAACAGCGGTCATAAGCACCTTTAG